Genomic DNA from Desulfuromonas versatilis:
CATCCTCTCTCTGGTCTGCCTGCTTTCGCTGCACCGGGCCATCGAGAAGGCCATGAAGGAGAAGCATCCCAGGGATATGGACCTGATCGAGTCGCAGTCCGGGCTGCCAAACGCCGAGAACGAACGGCAAGCCGGAAAGCCGCCGCTCAGCGGCAAGTCGCCGGTGCTTTAAACCCGATACCCGGGGGCGCTGCCGAATCCCCCCCCGGCAAAACAGAAAAAGAGGTGTCACCCATGGAAAAGCTCTACCGCGAGATCATCGAACTGGCTCCGGACGCCATTCTTTTCGCCGACCGCGAGGGGATCATCCGGCTCTGGAACGCCGGGGCCGAGGCCCTGTTCGGCTTCACTGCAGCCGAGGCGCTCGGCCAATCCCTTGACCTGATCATCCCCGAAAAGCTCAGGGCCCGGCATTGGGAAGGCTATCGCCGGGTGATGGAGACCGGTGTGACCCATTACGGCAAAGATCTGCTTTCCGTCCCGGCGCTGCACCGGCAGGGGACGCAGCTCTCCAGCGAGTTCTCCATCGTCATGCTCAGGGACGAGATGGGCGAGGTTAGCGGGGTGGCGGCGATCCTGCGCGACGTCACCGCCCGCTGGCAGAAGGAGAAACAATTGAAGGAACGGATTGCCGCTTTGGAGAAAATAGCTTCGCAAGCAGCCGGTTAACCCAGCGGCTTAAAGTCAGGGGAATACGAAGGGACACGCCCGCGGGCGTGTCCCTTCTTGTTTCTTGCGGTGATTTGGTTAAAATGGGCAGGTTTCCGACCCATGGAATCCATTTTTTCTTCAGGAAAGGCAGCAACCCTTGGACATTCCCCAAACCAAAAAGAGACGCTTCAACCCCGGCTGGTTTCTGCTCAATCACCTGCGGCGCAAGCTCGGCGCCGGGCTGCTGGTGGTGGTGCCGATCGGCCTGACCCTGTTCATCCTGCGCTTTCTGTTCAACCTCGCCGACGGCGTTCTCGCCCCCTACATCCAAAAGACCGCCAGTTTCTTTCTCGGCGGCGAATACCGCTACATCCCCGGGTTGGGGATGATCGCCGGCGTGCTGGTGGTCTACATCACCGGCATCGTCGCCAGCAACGTCTTCGGCAGCCGCATGGTGAGTTTCGGCGAATCGATCATGTCCCGCATCCCCCTGGTCAAGTCGATCTACACCTCCTCCAAGCAGTTCATGCAGGTCTTTTCCAAGTCGGGGAAAAACTCCTTTCGCAAGGCGGTCTATGTCGAGTTCCCCATGGAGGGGAGCTTCTCCATCGCCTTCATCACCAACAGCGTGGCCACCGCCTCGGGCAAGACCTACTACACCGTGTTCATCCCCACCTCGCCCAACCCGACCTCGGGCTACGTGCTGATCCTCGAGGAGCACCGCGTCTATCCCACCAGCTTCAGCGTCGAGGAGGCGATGAAGGTCATCATGTCCGGCGGCATGGTCGCCCCCGAAATGATCCGGGCGGAGAAACTGCAGTGAGGCGTGATGCGTAATGCGTAATGCGTAATGCGTAATGCGTAATGCGTAATGCGGGCTACCCTTTACGCTTCACGCCTTACGCCTTACGGCCCTCCCCCCAACCCACAGCCTTTGTGGATAGCGCTGTGGAAAATTGTTGGGGAAGGGGGCAAGTGGCTGATGCCGTCATGGTATTTAGCCTTTTGCCTAGAAAAAAAGCACGACCGCCACGCTCCTCAATGCCAGGCCAAAGGCCGCCCGGCGGGTTTTTGATTTGACTATATGCCGTCCGTGTGGTATCAAAAATCGTTTTAAAAACAGCTAGTTATATTTGTCAAATTTTTGTTTCGTGCGAATTAACACGGACCGGAACCCTGCAACGGAGGAGAGTTTCATGGCCAACGCGCTGAATTTCACCATGGGCGGACTGCTCGAGGACATCGCCCGCCGCTTTCCGGACAACGACGCACTGGTCTATCCCGACCGGGGATTGCGCTACAGTTACCGGCAGTTCGACGCGCTGACCGACCGGGTTGCCAAGGGCCTGCTCAAGCTGGGGGTCGGCAAGGGCGACCACGTGGCCATCTGGGCCACCAACGTCCCCGAGTGGGTGGTGCTGATGTTCGCCACCGGCAAGATCGGCGCGGTGCTGGTCACGGTCAACACCAGCTACAAGTCGGCCGAGCTCGAGTACATCCTCGAGCAGTCCGACGCCACCACGCTGTTTCTGGTGCAGGGTTTCAAGGACACCGACTACGTCGCCACCGTCGGCGAGGTGATCCCCGAGCTGCAGACCAGCCAGCCCGGCAAGTTGGACAGCAAGAAGCTCCCCTTCCTGAAGAACCTGGTCTTTCTCGGCGGCGGCGCCCCGGCGGGGATGCTCGCCTACGACGAGATCGAGCGGCTCGGCGCGCAGGTCGCCGATGCCGAGCTGGCCGCCGCCAAGGCCGCCCTCGAGCCCCACGAGGTGATCAACATGCAGTACACCTCGGGGACCACCGGCTTTCCCAAGGGGGTCATGCTGACCCACCACAACATCATCAACAACGGCTTCAATATCGGCGAATGCATGAAGTTCACCGAGAAGGACCGGCTGTGCATCCCGGTGCCGTTCTTCCACTGCTTCGGCTGCGTGCTCGGGGTGCTCGCCTGCGTCACCCACGGCTCGGCCATGGTCCCGGTGGAGACCTTCAACCCCGAAGCGGTGCTCAAGACCGTCGAGGCCGAAAAGTGCACCGCCGTCCACGGCGTGCCGACCATGTTCATCGCCGAGCTCGAGCACCCGGCCTTCCGCAAATACGACCTCTCCACCCTGCGCAGCGGCATCATGGCCGGCTCGCCGTGCCCCATCGAGGTGATGAAGCGGGTGATTCGCGACATGAACTGCAGCGAGATCACCATCGCCTACGGCCAGACCGAGTCCTCGCCGGTCATCACCCAGACCCGCACCGACGACCCCATCGAGCTGCGCGTGGCCACCGTCGGCCGCGCCCTGCCCGACGTCGAGGTCAAGATCGTCGACATCGAGACCGGCGCCAGCCTGCCCCCCGGCAAGCAGGGCGAGCTGTGCACCCGCGGCTACCTGGTGATGAAGGGTTACTACAAGCTCCCCGAGGAGACCGCCCGCGCCATCGACGCCGAGGGGTGGCTGCACACCGGCGACCTCGCGGTGATGGACGAGAACGGCTACTGCAAGATCACCGGGCGCATCAAGAACATGATCATCCGCGGCGGCGAGAACATCTACCCCCGCGAGATCGAGGAGTTTCTCTACTCCCACCCCAAGGTCTCCGACGTGCAGGTCTACGGCGTGCCCGACCGCAAGTACGGCGAGCAGGTCATGGCCGCGGTCAAGCTCAAGGAGGGCGACAGCTGCACCGAGCAGGAGATCAAGGACTTCTGCAGGGGGCGCATCGCCAACTACAAGATCCCCTACTACGTCAAGTTCGTCGACGAGTACCCGATGACCGCCAGCGGCAAGATCCAGAAGTTCAAGCTGCGCGAGATGGCCATCCAGGAGCTGCATCTCGAAGAAGCCGCGGCGCTCGAGACGGCGTGAAACCAGGAGTGATGTAGGGGCAGGTCCCCGTGCCTGCCCGATTTTGCCCATCAGCGGAGGTGAATCCCGTGTTCGCCTACACAGCATAAATCATTCGGGACAGGGCACCCACAGGGGGGTGCCCCTACCACGCCGAAAGGAAACCCCCATGCGCATTACTCCCGCTACCGAACTGCAGACCCGCTTCAAAAATCTCCAGGCAGAAATGCAGGGCGCCGGCCTCGAGGCGGTGCTGATGCTGCAGAACGCCGACCTGTTCTACTTCACCGGCTCCGTCCAGCAGGGGGTGCTCTACGTTCCCGCCGAGGGCGAGCCGGTCTACATGGTGCGCAAGGAGTTCGGCCGCGCGCGCATGGAGAGCGGGCTCAAGGAGATCGTCCCCTTCAAGAGCCCCAAGGACATCGCCGGCATCCTCGCCGACTTCGGCCACAAGCTGCCGAAAAAGGCCGGCATGGAGCTCGACGTGGTCCCGGTCGCGCTGTTCCAGCGCTTCAGCAAGGTGCTCGACGGCGCCGAGATCGTCGATGCCTCGCCGCTGATCCGTACCGTGCGCGCGGTCAAGTCCAAGTACGAGATCGAGATCATGAAGGACGCCGCGCTGATGATGGACCGCACCTACCAGCGCGCCAAGGAGGTGATCCGCGAGGGGATGAGCGACCTCGAGCTGGCCGCCGAGCTGGAGTTTTTTGCCCGCAAGCTCGGCCACCAGGGGGTCACCCGGATGCGCGGCTTCAACTCCGAGCTGTTCTACGGGCACATCTTCTCCGGCGCCGACGCCGCCGCGCCGGCCTTCGTCGACGCGCCGCTGGGCGGCATCGGCGTCAACCCCAGCATCGGCCAGGGCGCCAGCTACAAGACCATCAAAAAGGGCGAGCCCATCGTCGTCGACATGATCGCCGCCTTCGACGGCTACATGGTCGACCAGACCCGCACCCTGTGCATCGGCGGGCTGCCCGACCAGCTCAAGAAGGCCTACGACGACATGCTCAAGATCGAGCTGAAGCTCAAGGAGATCGCCCGCCCCGGCGCCAAGTGGGGCGAGATCTACGACGAGTGCTACAATCTCGCCTGCGAGCTCGGCTACCAGGACCATTTCATGGGAGGCAAGGGCGCCCAGGTCTCCTTCATCGGCCACGGCATCGGCGTCGAGGTCGACGAGTTCCCCTTCATCGCCCGTGGCTTCAAGGACCAGGAGCTCAAGGAGTACATGACCTTCGCTTTCGAGCCCAAGGCGGTCTACCCCGGCCTCGGCTCCGTCGGTGTCGAGAACACCTTCTGGGTCGCCAAAGACGGGCTCAAGCACCTGACCTTCTCCAGCGAGGACCTGGTGGTCCTGTAACCGTAAACGTAGGGGCAGGCCTGCGTGCCTGCCCTTGGTGGGACAAACAGAAGACAGACGTTGTGCAAAAGCCCTCTCCGCGTGGAGAGGGCTTTTTTGCGGGCAGGGGAGGGGCGGCAAGGGGTCTCAGGCAGTTGAAACCCCGGGTTGGTTGGATCACCATCTAGTACCGGAAGGGGGCAGGTCGCAACCCGGGAAAATGCCATAAGTAACCAAAAACAGATTGACACCGCACCGCTTAGGCCGTATTAATTACTGGTTGTTTTATTGGAATTAGTTGTTGGAGGGTACGCGCCTGTGAAGACATCCCGGTCGCCCCGGAAAACAAAAAAGCCGCCCACCGGGATCTCCGGTTAGGGCGGCTTTTTGCTAAAACATCGAGGATTGAAAGGGCAGTTCTGAATAGGGGGGGGTGGTTGAAATTGCCTTCGGTGTGGGGAAAAGGCAAAGCGACGGGGGCCTATTGGGGCTCCGACCAAAAGGCCTGGCGGATGCCATTTCACATAGCGATGGAGTTGGGTTTAAAAAGAAAAATACTACCGAAGAACCGGGCTTTATAGTTTCCAGATATAGATATCTAATTGCCAGATCTGGAAATTACATATCTACATCTATAAATTGTTTCCAGATCTATAAATTCCATATAATACCTGTTAGAAGCCCAAAAAGAATAATGAAAGAAGCGATTTTAAAGGACTTTTTCCTTGGCAGGGTGTCCCCAGAGGCTCTTAAAAAAGACCTAATTGGGGCAGTAGAGTCAGAAGGGAAAATCAGTCGTCAATACATTGAGGACATGGACTCAGAATTTGAGGTCAAGTCAGCGCATCTGGTTCGTGTCTGCGATGCGGTTCTCGATGGTATTTTAGATCCGATGGACTTAAGCACAATCGGTTTCTGCCTAATGGCTTCTGATTATTTCGAATTCGATACAGACACCGAAGATGGAGCGCGAGTTGCAGATGCCGCCATTGATTGGGCCGACTACTTGATAAATTATGACCTAAATAAAGAAACGACAAAAAAATCCAAAGAAAGACTTATTACAGGCAAAAACCTTTTTACAGAAAACGACCATTACCTAGACCGGCATGGTCGCTCTAAAGATAAAAAGGGCTTCTAACACTGCGCTGAACTCGGACTGTTGAAAAGGCGGTGGTTCTCGAAAAATGTGTACGGAATTGTTCTGCGTTTCGCAGCCGGTTAGCTTTAACCGTTAAAAATTAAAAAGAAGAAAAGACAATAAAATGGAAGAAAAAGATTTTTTTTACGCCTTAGGAATCGTCATCACAGGATTTATTAGCATATGGAACGTAATAAATCATTACAGATTAAATAAAAGAACTTCTTTCATCAATACAGTTACAAGCGAAAGAGTAAAATGGCTTGATAAACTTCGTCAAAACATATCAAGTTTTTGTGGCCTTACACATACCTGGGCTATGACAGACGTAAAGGGAAAGCCTGAGGAGTTTGAATTATTATCTCAATTAGACAAATTAAGGTATCTAATACGCCTCCAACTTAACCCGCAAGTTATTGATGGCGAACCAAATTCTGATAAAAAAATTGAACAACTAATAGCAAAAATTCCTGACCTCACCCATGAATCACAGCAAAATGAGTTAAAAACTGCATTAAATGAATTAATTACCACAAGCCAAATATTGTTAAAACACGAATGGGAAAAGGTTAAAGCTGAATCAAAAAGAGGCGATTTAAAAGAAAATGAGCATTGCTTGGATCCCATGATCGATAAATTGAATGAGTGGTGCTTGAATAAAACACAGAAGAAATAAAAAAATTTTTAACAATAGAGTGAACCGGACTGTTTAGACATGGGTGCTTCACGAAAAGGCCTCTACCAAATTAAAAAGTCAGGGGGTCAGGTCAGGGGGTCAGGCTTCCAAGTTGACAAGTTTTTCGACCGAGATATATTTCCACAATGGCCCGTAAACCACGCATACACCTCCCTGGTGGACTTTATCACGTCATTCTTCGCGGCAACGGCGGCCAACCCATTTTTCTCCATAATGATGACCGCTACCGTTTCTATCTTCTGCTGCAGGAGGGCACCAACCGGTTTGGTTATCGGGTTCACGCCTTCTGCCTGATGACCAATCATGTCCATCTTGCCCTACAAACTGGCGACATTCCCTTGTCGCGCGGGATGCAAAACCTCTCTTTTCGTTTTACCCGCTGGATCAACAAACGCGAAAAAAGATCCGGGCATTTGTTCCAGGGGCGCTACAAGGCTGTATTGGTAGATGGTGACAGCTATCTGCTGGAGTTGGTTCGATATATCCATCTCAACCCAGTGCGTGCCGGTATGGTTGGAGATCCCAGGGAATATTCCTGGAGTGGCCACAATTGCAACCTCGGCAACGAATCCCTTCCGTGGTTGACTACTGACTGGATGCTCAGGCAGTTTGGAAGAACATCTGCAGCGGCACGTGCCGGATACCTGAACTTCGTTCTCGATGGATTGGGTGTTAATCTCCCACGTGAGTTTCACCGCGGGGAAGATGATCCTCGGAGCATCGGCGACGATGATTTTGCGGAGAAGTGTCTTTCGGGCAACTTGGAAGACTGACCCCCGCTTGACCCCATTCTCTCAAGAAGGGATTTAAGTAACTTGACAACTTGGAAGCCTGACCCTCAGATTCAGATTCTGACCCTCAGATTCTGACCCTCAGATTCTCAGATTTTCCTGTTCTCTAACAAAAAGAGGTTTTAGTGGATAAAAAGTATAGTGGTTCATGTTTGTGTGGGAGCGTTAGATTTGAAATCGAGGGCAACTTTGACTCTTTCTATCTCTGCCACTGCAAACATTGCCAAAAAGATACAGGTTCGGCTCATGCAGCCAACTTATTTTCTGAATCAGCGATCCTAACGTGGTGCAAAGGGGAAAATTACGTTAAAACCTACAATTTACCCAACACACTACATTCAAAAAGCTTTTGTCTAAATTGTGGTTCAGCGCTACCGAACAAATCAGAAAAGTCGGGGTTTATTGTAGTTCCAGCAGGAAGCTTAGACTCAACACTAAATGTTCGTCCTAACGCACACTTATTTGTTAGCAGTAAAGCGAGTTGGGAACATCATTTGGACAGTATTCCTAGTTTTGAAAAGTTGCCAAGCAAAAGCAATAAAAACATCTAACACACATTTCAAGCGGACAGGTCAACAGTAGTGCGTCCCTAAGAAAACTGTAGTTCGCTAAGGTCTCTACGCTGCCGCTTAAATCAATCCGTTATTCGTGATATGGCACTGCTGTCTCACAAATTCACAGCAGGGCTAACTGATTGTTTCGTATAGTGTTTTTGCGTGGAGACGGCTTGAATAGCTCTTCTAAATCGCGCTTCTCGAATAAATTTAGCTGTAATATCCGCAACATGCGCTGTAACGAAGCTCCGACTTTCGACTGGAACTTCAGGAACGAGAGTACCAAGTAGGCACATAGGGCGATCCAAAGCTGGGTCTTCACCGCGTTCATGGATGTGCCCAAGAAGCTCTTCACCTTCAGGTTCTGTTTGATCCACTTGAAGAAGAGCTCGATCTGCCAGCGTTCTTTGTAAAGATCGGCCACCGTTTGGGCCGGGATCTCCAAGGCATTGGTCACGAACTGGTAAATGATGCCCGTTTCCTCGTCCCGATACGTGACCAAGCGGAAGGTTTCGGGCAGCTTGCCCAAATGGATTTCTCGGTCCTCGATCACCCCCGGGCTCTTGCGGCCACGGCGTTTTTTGCCGGGCGTGACGATGGCGTTGCTCTTGAGGCGGGTGACAAAGAATACCCCGTCCTCACACAGTTCCTGATACCAGGTGTAATCGGTGTAGCCTCGGTCGAAGACCACATAGGAGCCCTTGGGGAGTTCGAGCTCTCTGGCATGGTTGATTTCATGCTCCTTGCCTTCGGTCAGATCGACAAAGGCGGGTAAATAGCCGTCGGCATCGAGCCCGACATGAAGCTTGGCCGCCCCCTTGTTCTTCTGGTACTTGGCCCAAGGAAACAGGGAGAGTGTCAGGTCGAGCAGGGAAGCATCCAGCAGGTAGATTTTTCCGTCGAGTTTGAAGCTTTTGTTCCGTGGCGCCATTGACTGGCAGCGGGCCAACAGGCGCTGAAACAGCTCTTCGTAAAGAGTGTGCGGCTGACTTTCGTTACAGCGCGCCAAGGTGGCTCTGCTGAACACCTTGACGCCCAAGTGGTAGAGCTTGCTGCCCTGAACGCTGAGATTGTCAACGACATCCCGCAGGCTGCTCCGACCTGTCAGCTGTGCTGTCAGCATGGCGACAAACTGGGTCCAGCGGGAGAACGAACGAAACTTCTGCCCGACGTGATGCTTGTTCGCCAGGGATTGAAATTCATGTCTCGGAAAAATTCGTACAATTTGAGAAAGAACGGTGCTACAATGGGCCACGGCTCGGAACTCCTTATTGTTATTATGGTTTTGGCGAACTCATTATAACATTTTGGAGTCTCCGGGCCTTCTATTTTTTGATCAAACTATGAGACAGCAGTGGTGATATGGGAAATACAAGAGGAATGGGAACGTTATTACTCTTCTGCGGAAAAATGGGGGCAGGAAAATCGACTCAAGCGAAGGTTAT
This window encodes:
- a CDS encoding transposase translates to MARKPRIHLPGGLYHVILRGNGGQPIFLHNDDRYRFYLLLQEGTNRFGYRVHAFCLMTNHVHLALQTGDIPLSRGMQNLSFRFTRWINKREKRSGHLFQGRYKAVLVDGDSYLLELVRYIHLNPVRAGMVGDPREYSWSGHNCNLGNESLPWLTTDWMLRQFGRTSAAARAGYLNFVLDGLGVNLPREFHRGEDDPRSIGDDDFAEKCLSGNLED
- a CDS encoding IS4 family transposase, producing MAHCSTVLSQIVRIFPRHEFQSLANKHHVGQKFRSFSRWTQFVAMLTAQLTGRSSLRDVVDNLSVQGSKLYHLGVKVFSRATLARCNESQPHTLYEELFQRLLARCQSMAPRNKSFKLDGKIYLLDASLLDLTLSLFPWAKYQKNKGAAKLHVGLDADGYLPAFVDLTEGKEHEINHARELELPKGSYVVFDRGYTDYTWYQELCEDGVFFVTRLKSNAIVTPGKKRRGRKSPGVIEDREIHLGKLPETFRLVTYRDEETGIIYQFVTNALEIPAQTVADLYKERWQIELFFKWIKQNLKVKSFLGTSMNAVKTQLWIALCAYLVLSFLKFQSKVGASLQRMLRILQLNLFEKRDLEELFKPSPRKNTIRNNQLALL
- a CDS encoding M24 family metallopeptidase; this translates as MRITPATELQTRFKNLQAEMQGAGLEAVLMLQNADLFYFTGSVQQGVLYVPAEGEPVYMVRKEFGRARMESGLKEIVPFKSPKDIAGILADFGHKLPKKAGMELDVVPVALFQRFSKVLDGAEIVDASPLIRTVRAVKSKYEIEIMKDAALMMDRTYQRAKEVIREGMSDLELAAELEFFARKLGHQGVTRMRGFNSELFYGHIFSGADAAAPAFVDAPLGGIGVNPSIGQGASYKTIKKGEPIVVDMIAAFDGYMVDQTRTLCIGGLPDQLKKAYDDMLKIELKLKEIARPGAKWGEIYDECYNLACELGYQDHFMGGKGAQVSFIGHGIGVEVDEFPFIARGFKDQELKEYMTFAFEPKAVYPGLGSVGVENTFWVAKDGLKHLTFSSEDLVVL
- a CDS encoding AMP-binding protein; amino-acid sequence: MANALNFTMGGLLEDIARRFPDNDALVYPDRGLRYSYRQFDALTDRVAKGLLKLGVGKGDHVAIWATNVPEWVVLMFATGKIGAVLVTVNTSYKSAELEYILEQSDATTLFLVQGFKDTDYVATVGEVIPELQTSQPGKLDSKKLPFLKNLVFLGGGAPAGMLAYDEIERLGAQVADAELAAAKAALEPHEVINMQYTSGTTGFPKGVMLTHHNIINNGFNIGECMKFTEKDRLCIPVPFFHCFGCVLGVLACVTHGSAMVPVETFNPEAVLKTVEAEKCTAVHGVPTMFIAELEHPAFRKYDLSTLRSGIMAGSPCPIEVMKRVIRDMNCSEITIAYGQTESSPVITQTRTDDPIELRVATVGRALPDVEVKIVDIETGASLPPGKQGELCTRGYLVMKGYYKLPEETARAIDAEGWLHTGDLAVMDENGYCKITGRIKNMIIRGGENIYPREIEEFLYSHPKVSDVQVYGVPDRKYGEQVMAAVKLKEGDSCTEQEIKDFCRGRIANYKIPYYVKFVDEYPMTASGKIQKFKLREMAIQELHLEEAAALETA
- a CDS encoding PAS domain-containing protein, whose amino-acid sequence is MEKLYREIIELAPDAILFADREGIIRLWNAGAEALFGFTAAEALGQSLDLIIPEKLRARHWEGYRRVMETGVTHYGKDLLSVPALHRQGTQLSSEFSIVMLRDEMGEVSGVAAILRDVTARWQKEKQLKERIAALEKIASQAAG
- a CDS encoding DUF502 domain-containing protein, translated to MDIPQTKKRRFNPGWFLLNHLRRKLGAGLLVVVPIGLTLFILRFLFNLADGVLAPYIQKTASFFLGGEYRYIPGLGMIAGVLVVYITGIVASNVFGSRMVSFGESIMSRIPLVKSIYTSSKQFMQVFSKSGKNSFRKAVYVEFPMEGSFSIAFITNSVATASGKTYYTVFIPTSPNPTSGYVLILEEHRVYPTSFSVEEAMKVIMSGGMVAPEMIRAEKLQ
- a CDS encoding GFA family protein; the encoded protein is MDKKYSGSCLCGSVRFEIEGNFDSFYLCHCKHCQKDTGSAHAANLFSESAILTWCKGENYVKTYNLPNTLHSKSFCLNCGSALPNKSEKSGFIVVPAGSLDSTLNVRPNAHLFVSSKASWEHHLDSIPSFEKLPSKSNKNI